A single region of the Salvia splendens isolate huo1 chromosome 18, SspV2, whole genome shotgun sequence genome encodes:
- the LOC121776579 gene encoding uncharacterized protein LOC121776579, giving the protein MDSKFCGQTDADSPSSTRSNHNINLRNISVQTGEEFLDEFLRRRVPLANDSDQSPLSKTGSDVVQNDRNTSLRDTRKRDTDSCPDYLDFSSGEGHAVEVNSKYSVNGSNAYYRELQVNGQNHREFSGNLDTGGPSGPLVSSSGSPLSNLSSSKGSGSFSVNLKFLCSFGGKILPRPNDGKLRYVGGDTRIISLGKNATYLDLLKKTMVICKYHHTIKYQLPGEDLDALISVASDEDLYLMIEEYQDLGKISQRLRLFLVASGDLERPYSSEGRTMQQGDADSPYVVAVNGMVDSSPLRSYSRESLESQWTNNVESPALQMDSPASFRHLENQNGGGSLNTTWTLSSPSGQVFSTPQLPSTTYVSPSPLSLFQFTDPNASYMKGWEDVHSSYAYTSNFPYVMESSANKNPRCFEASVYYHNQCVDTQPVMDSSNQNNYMVQAHATPLVMSQFHMPNKDFQPSPYAPRFVDPRVGFSNVPPHSEKLVPSQDKFGFSPVNGGNANSHWINTNRILESQPTNEVSSSVPLGQETEKISLAFTGEKLPSLAMSVSSLQEVEDQKEREKDQVTRNEYQVFHETVNLNQDFIEWGEDTLMPVKNDYVDQDRETYAIEKNSILNDEFLEHTKNLPQIICRADSQLSLHVSKSMLQMNGSKNSSSSFSTAEYPADYWKELSGNCQISKNEPEFLIKSQTGPHAIDCDTAFFDSHVLHPVSTNGNTQSQCVDPVLHLDNSSARLCLTDHLRFPETTLDHAIDGDISSQKEMVMKSSDMESSHECKNKKIPYINSLEDLIIVNDTFGNSQYPNNCHKSGILQGPVKVEDAALQLVIPTSSTNAIPKPDEHNEAAESPEDTPGTESHLSELNDYNVEVDEVTTIESFSEAAVIEMEASIYGLQTIRNSDLEDLQELGSGTFGTVFHGKWRGTDVAIKRIKKSCFAGRSSEQEKLAKDFWREAKILSTLHHPNIVAFYGVVPDGPGGTLATVTEYLVNGSLRHVLLRKGRVLDQRRKVIIALDAAFGMEYLHLKNIVHFDLKCDNLLVNLGDPHRPVCKVGDFGLSRIKRNTLVSGGVRGTLPWMAPELLNGNSSRVSEKVDVFSFGIALWEILTGEEPYMNMHCGAIIGGIVSDTLRPPVPERCDPEWRKLMEQCWSHEPEARPPFSEITRRLQGMSKAILPKRVNRVKR; this is encoded by the exons ATGGACAGTAAGTTCTGTGGACAGACTGATGCTGATTCTCCCAGCTCGACACGAAGTAATCACAATATAAACCTGCGTAACATCTCTGTGCAGACAGGGGAAGAATTTTTAGATGAATTTTTGAGGAGAAGAGTTCCTCTTGCAAATGATTCCGATCAGAGCCCCCTGAGTAAAACAGGTTCTGATGTTGTGCAGAATGACCGTAATACAAGTCTTCGTGATACTAGGAAAAGAGATACTGATAGTTGTCCAGATTATTTAGATTTCTCTTCTGGCGAGGGACATGCAGTTGAGGTGAATTCCAAGTATTCTGTGAATGGATCAAATGCATATTACAGGGAATTGCAGGTGAATGGGCAGAATCATAGAGAGTTTTCCGGGAATTTGGATACTGGCGGTCCATCTGGTCCACTTGTCTCCTCATCAGGGTCTCCTCTTTCAAATCTGAGTTCTAGTAAAGGATCAGGATCATTTTCAGTAAACTTAAAATTCCTATGCAGTTTTGGAGGAAAAATATTGCCACGACCAAATGATGGGAAACTTAGATATGTTGGTGGTGATACACGGATTATATCGCTAGGGAAAAATGCAACCTATCTGGACCTTTTGAAAAAAACTATGGTGATCTGTAAGTACCATCATACGATCAAATACCAACTTCCCGGTGAAGATCTGGATGCACTTATATCTGTGGCTTCTGATGAAGATCTTTATCTTATGATCGAAGAATATCAAGATCTAGGGAAAATATCTCAGCGATTGAGACTTTTTCTTGTTGCTTCTGGTGATCTTGAGCGTCCATATTCTTCAGAAGGTAGGACTATGCAGCAAGGTGATGCCGATTCTCCATATGTTGTTGCTGTTAACGGTATGGTGGATTCTAGCCCTCTTAGAAGCTACAGCAGGGAGAGCTTGGAAAGCCAGTGGACAAATAATGTCGAGAGTCCAGCTCTACAAATGGACTCCCCTGCTTCTTTTCGTCATTTAGAAAATCAAAATGGAGGTGGTTCGTTAAATACCACATGGACACTTTCAAGCCCTAGCGGACAGGTCTTTAGTACTCCTCAATTACCTTCCACGACCTATGTGTCACCATCTCCGTTGTCTCTTTTTCAGTTTACAGATCCCAATGCTTCCTACATGAAAGGGTGGGAAGATGTTCATTCTTCATATGCATATACGAGCAATTTTCCATATGTTATGGAAAGCTCTGCAAACAAAAATCCCCGTTGTTTTGAGGCTTCAGTCTATTACCATAACCAGTGTGTTGATACGCAGCCTGTTATGGATAGCTCAAATCAAAACAACTATATGGTACAAGCACATGCTACTCCTTTAGTAATGTCTCAGTTTCATATGCCTAATAAAGACTTTCAGCCTTCACCATATGCTCCCAGGTTTGTCGATCCTAGGGTAGGTTTTTCGAATGTGCCACCACATTCCGAAAAGTTAGTTCCTTCTCAAGATAAATTTGGTTTTTCTCCAGTTAATGGTGGTAATGCCAACTCTCACTGGATAAACACCAATCGTATTCTTGAATCACAGCCAACGAATGAAGTGTCATCAAGTGTCCCTTTAGGACAAGAGACAGAAAAGATTTCATTGGCTTTTACTGGAGAAAAGTTACCATCCCTTGCAATGTCTGTTTCATCTCTTCAGGAAGTTGAAGACCAGAAGGAACGTGAAAAAGATCAAGTAACTAGGAATGAATATCAAGTTTTTCATGAAACTGTCAATCTTAACCAGGATTTTATTGAATGGGGGGAAGATACACTAATGCCGGTGAAGAATGATTATGTTGATCAGGATAGGGAAACTTATGCCATTGAGAAGAATTCTATCTTAAATGACGAGTTTTTGGAGCACACAAAGAATTTGCCTCAAATAATCTGCCGCGCAGATTCACAACTCTCTCTTCATGTCTCAAAGTCTATGTTGCAGATGAATGGAAGCAAAAACTCTTCTTCATCATTTAGTACTGCAGAATATCCAGCTGATTACTGGAAAGAGCTTTCTGGAAACTGCCAAATAAGTAAGAATGAACCTGAATTTCTCATCAAGAGCCAAACAGGACCTCATGCAATTGACTGTGATACAGCTTTCTTTGATAGTCATGTGCTTCATCCTGTTTCAACCAATGGAAATACCCAGTCACAATGTGTCGATCCAGTTCTTCATCTAGATAATTCTAGTGCACGTTTATGCCTGACAGATCATCTCAGATTTCCAGAAACAACCTTAGACCATGCTATAGACGGAGACATCTCTAGCCAGAAGGAAATGGTGATGAAGTCTAGTGACATGGAAAGTTCTCATGAAtgcaaaaataagaaaattccCTACATAAATTCTCTGGAGGACTTGATTATTGTAAATGACACCTTTGGCAACTCTCAGTACCCAAATAATTGTCATAAATCTGGCATACTGCAAGGTCCTGTTAAAGTTGAAGATGCGGCTCTGCAACTTGTAATCCCTACCTCCTCAACAAATGCCATTCCAAAACCAGATGAACACAATGAAGCTGCTGAGTCCCCTGAAGATACACCAGGAACTGAAAGTCATCTCTCTGAATTAAATGATTAT AATGTTGAAGTTGATGAAGTAACTACAATTGaatcgtttagtgaagctgcaGTCATTGAAATGGAAGCTAGCATCTATGGTTTGCAG ACCATAAGAAATTCTGATCTTGAAGACCTACAAGAGTTAGGATCTGGCACCTTTGGAACAGTATTTCATGGAAAGTGGAGGGGGACAGATGTTGCAATCAAGAGAATAAAAAAGAGCTGCTTTGCTGGGAGATCCTCCGAACAAGAAAAACTG GCCAAAGATTTCTGGAGGGAGGCTAAAATACTTTCCACACTTCACCATCCCAATATAGTAGCTTTCTATGGGGTGGTTCCAGATGGACCTGGGGGAACATTGGCCACTGTTACAGAATACTTGGTAAACGGGTCATTACGACATGTCCTCTTGAGGAAGGGTCG AGTATTGGATCAGCGTAGAAAGGTTATAATTGCACTGGATGCTGCTTTTGGCATGGAATACTTGCATTTGAAAAATATTGTTCATTTTGATTTGAAGTGTGACAACTTGCTAGTTAACTTGGGCGACCCTCACCGGCCTGTGTGCAAG GTTGGTGATTTCGGACTATCAAGAATCAAGCGGAATACGCTTGTTTCAGGAGGTGTTCGAGGAACACTTCCTTGGATGGCTCCAGAATTACTAAATGGAAATAGCAGTCGGGTTTCTGAGAAA GTAGATGTTTTCTCCTTTGGCATCGCATTGTGGGAGATTTTGACAGGAGAAGAACCTTATATGAATATGCACTGTGGTGCTATCATAG